The genomic window GTGATGCTCTCACGATGCTTCTGGAAGGAGGTATTTTCATTCACTGTAATGGTCTGTGTTTTCTTGTCCGGCCTTTCGATGGCGATGGTCAAATTGTCCGTATTGATGGAGGTGATTTTTCCGGCTGTCCATGTCTTTCCGAAATCTGCTTCCATCTGCTTCATGCGCTGCACAGCTTCGGCATCTAGTACAGCGAGGAAGGCCGCGCCAAGTTTATGGCCCTGGTCGTCCAGCTGTCCGCCTGCCACAATGACATCCCCCACATGCACGTCGGAGACCTTCGCTGGTTGTCGGTCTTTCATGATGCGGGTGTTGGGGCCGGTTTCAACCTGATAGGTCTCACCCTGTTCATTTTTTACCGTCAATTCATTTCCAGAAATGGCCGTGACCGTTCCGCGCACTCCATTTCCCATTCCCATGGTGCCGAAGCGCGGTGGGCCTTCCTGCTGCTGGGCGCAAACCAGGGTGAGCAGAAGACAGGGGAGAAAAATCAAGGCAAAGATGCGGGTTTTCATGGTTGGCCTGCCTGCAATGGATTTGACTGCCAGTTTAGACGGGAAACAGGTCCTCCAAGACTCAAGGAAAGCACAGTTTCCCGAGGGTAGGTG from Pseudacidobacterium ailaaui includes these protein-coding regions:
- a CDS encoding DUF5666 domain-containing protein; the protein is MKTRIFALIFLPCLLLTLVCAQQQEGPPRFGTMGMGNGVRGTVTAISGNELTVKNEQGETYQVETGPNTRIMKDRQPAKVSDVHVGDVIVAGGQLDDQGHKLGAAFLAVLDAEAVQRMKQMEADFGKTWTAGKITSINTDNLTIAIERPDKKTQTITVNENTSFQKHRESITLADIKVGDMVSARGELQNGNFVASVLNVVEPRMRGQGGPAPGSGAPLQLPH